The window TGTCAGATCTCAAATCTGATGGTGTGTCATGGGTACTTTCCAAAGCAGATTTAACTGGTCTCATGATATTTAGGGTTTATATCCATTTATGTTGTTAGCACCTTAAATCTGGCTCTTATCATGTGAGCTAGCATAACTttctggaaacaaaaataaactaaatataaaaataactacccAGGGTGAGAAAGTCACCCTCCAGGTCAGAGCTAAGACAGGAAAGCAGCTGCCCTGTCCTGTGGCCTCGTCCAGTGCTTCCCCCAGCACACCTTTGGGGCATAGACAGTAACAGACGGTGCAGACACAGCAGGCAGCCGTGGCCTGTGATCTTATGCTCAATTTCAGGGCTCAGATGGTTACCCTAAAGCTGATACAAGAAAAGCTGGGAATAGTGGAGTGTCTAATGCCAGTTTATCATGTCATCTCAAATACTGCGGGGGATCGGGGGAGGTGGGAAATGGCAGTAAGAAATAATTTCCTGATGTGATGAATGAGAAGAGAGAAGTTTTCTAAAGAGTTAACGTACAGAGCATGAGCAGAGGATCCTAAAACTGGAAGCGACTCTAGAGATTACCTACCCACTTCACCCTTTGGTTTTGCATCTGAGGACAGAGGCCTAGAGGGTTTGTGGAACAGTTGGAAATACAAACGATAAGCTCAAAGGTAGTGTGTAGTAGCCCCTTGATCCATGTAGCAATGGAGAACTGAGATAGCCTGGAATCTGAAACTTCTACAAATACAAATCGAACCATTTTAGGTACCAAAACTTAAATTTTAACCCTTTTTTTGGATACTTATGTAAAATGTCTCATTAACTTTCAATGATGGCttacttttttcttaatcttttctttcatagagattctactctgttttttttttttttttcagtagttatTCAGTGTAAGGTTTGGAATTCAAAAACTCTAGCCAttacaatagacatttatttaaagtaaaacatcTGCAGAccaaataattcttaaaattgtttGTTTCAAGTATAACCATCTTCATAACAGCTGCATTCACAGACTTCaactacatgattttttttttttttttttttttattagcggagtcttgctctgtcgcccaggctggagtgcagtggcgcgatctcagctcactgcaagctccgcctcccgggttcacgccattctcctgcctcagcctcccaagtagctgggactacaggcagctgccacctcgcccggctggttttttgtatttttttagtagagacggggtttcaccgggttagccaggatagtctcgatctcctgacctcgtgatttgcccatctcggcctcccaaagtgctgggattacaggcttgagccaccgcgcccggcccatgatTACTTCTTTGCccattcttctctttattttctttcccgaATAACCTCTTTCAGATACGGTTCAAGGTAGAAATTTTCCTCTTCATATTTGGTCCACTGCTCTTTAGGCAAGATCTGATGCTTTAGGTTCAGGTCCAGTGCCCTCTTAATTCGAAACATCCTGTCATTATAAAGGTTATCAGGAAGCCTTCTTATGGCTTCTTTTACGTCTTCATCCTCGTACATTTATCATCTCGCAATAACCCCAGTTTATTGAATCCTGCGGCATTGTAATACCATTTTCGAATACCATCCAGCTACTTGCCTGATGCTGAAACCGCCTGCTTGCCAGCCATTTTGACCAGAAACCTCTGCTCTTGATTAACTTATTATCACAGGTGATTTGATGCTTTGGGATATCTTGAGTTGCCATCTTGGAAAAATTCCGGATGTATTAACCTATTTGAGAGCTATGTGTACTCTTTCTCATGAAGAGAGGGTAAAATAATATAGGTCCACTATCCTTTTTCTAAAACCTTTGTATCCAAATAAGTCtctaattttagatatttttacattttagaaaggtATTACAGCACAGATAGCATGTACTAGATCCCCCACCACCACTACCCTGTACTTGTTCAACATGGTATCATTTCTTCAGCAAAACATATGAATGTTTATATTAAACGGGATAAAGACTATATAAATAGCCCAAAGTCTGGTCAGATCAAGTTTTGCTGCCAAACAAATTTTGGTGTCATAAAAATAACTTGGTTttaataggtttttaaattttggaattagGGATAAGAAATTGTGGACCTGTAGGTAACATTTGTTGCAGTTTGCTGTATGCCAGACACCATGCTAAATgccatatgcattatctcattaaatcctcacaataacttTATAAGGTAGATATATATGtctgttattcccattttgcaagtGGGGGAAATGAATGCAAAGagtagttaagtaacttgcttgtGATCACACAGCTAATTAAGTAGTAGGCTGTGAACCAAAGCTGAAATTAACCAAGTGCttttatgtgtcaggcattgttctgAGTACtttacatgttctcattcatttgaTCTGCATGCAATCCTTTAAGATAGTCGCCGTTATTATTCCCACTTAACAGCTAAGAGGCAGCAGGGAGATTACATAATATGCCCAAAGTCCAGTCTGTTAAGACAGTGTGATTCCAGAGCATGTGTGCCCAGCCACTGTCTCATGTAGTATGATTTCTTAGCAATGAAAACCGACTGTGAGATTCAGCAAAATTAATTTCTACCCTAAAGGTCAGAGAAGCTCTCCCACTGATTCCCTCAGACCTTGGTTTTGATGTTGCTGTCCTTACACTTGGATCTATTCTATGCAGATTTTGGAATTTCTTTACACAAAATTAGTTACTATATGTACCTTCACATCTGCTTGCAACTACTGTATTTCATTGCCTTGCCCTATTTATTAGTAGAGTGTGAATGAGCACTTGTCATCGCTTCGAAAATGTGTACTGGCGTGCCTGGGAGATGTCTGACTTTCAAACCCCACCTCCGCCCCACCCCAGTAAACCAGGATCTCCTCAAGCCACCTTGACTTTTCACCTAGAATAGAATCCCAGGCATaaccaacatttaaaaactgCATCTCTGATGTTAAAAGAGATGTAAATGCCAGTTTTCTTATAGAATTAGTCTATAAAACCATCTCATTCTCTTGCTAACTCTTTGAGTCACTATGTTGAGTCGGTGGGTTACGCTAGCAGTTGGAAGATAGGTGCAGTCCCCTCTGCCTCTTGGCATCAACGCTGCAGTTAGTAGCAGGTCTTTGCTCACCTCGAGGAAGCATTTGGTTTTAAAGATGATCTGACATTGAAAATAGCAAAATAGAGTGGAGTTCACCAGTAGTTACCAAAGGTTTTGTTCTGAGATCCTGGATTACCATCACATCTGGGAAAAGTACCTTTCCTTGTTTAATGCAGAGAAGAACTGGCCAGTTTACCACCACTGAGATGGCCCACTTCAGTAAAAAGAACCCAGAATTCTTCTGTTGCTGGACATGTTTCACCAGCTACTCCTAGCCCTATATATCCAAGAGATATATGTAGTTCATTTGCCTATAAAAAAGGTTTTGCTTCTATACTAAGCACCAGACCACCATTGCCAAAGACGAGCCCTCTAAGCTTTTGACTTTCTGTGATGAAGGGTAGTTTTTCCTGTAGGCTGTCTGTGTTACGCTGTTTTGGAACATGCCAGTATTTAATACTGTTCTGAATCGTTGCTGAGTTTGCAACTGCAGTGGCTCAAGTGTCTTCACCAGAGCAACACCTGCATTCGGTAGGACCCTGTCAGACCCTGCAGGAGAACTTGGTTTGCCTCTCATCACATGCTGCCTTCCTGCACAGGAGTGTCCCAATGCCAGCGTGCCCTCAGGAGGTAGAAACGTCTTTACCTTGAGACTGCTAAGGCAGCATAATGCTAATGTACCTTTTCTGGAAGCTCCGTGAAGCTCTATAGTTTATACCCCACAGTACTTgcagaacttttttctttattattgccTTTCTTCTTTGCCCCTCATCTCATTCATTGTGGCTTCTGAACTCCAGAGCTGTCACCACCTCTGAATGTTCCCACTGTTTCTATTGCACTCCACTGTCCTTTTctaaatttggttttctgtttgttctagTTCATTCCTTTGTTACTTTTCTGGCCTGACCATTAACCAGGCACAGCACACTGGGAAAAACCATTGGTTTTTCTCAGATATTTTCTCTGTCCTTCTAGGCTCAAGAGCTACCTATTTGCAGCAGGaggtattttcttgttttttcttccttctacttccAGATTCAGTGCCATTGTGGTTTTCTGAGGTGGTCTGACCTCTGTGAGTGGGGCTATGCTGATGCCTGACTGCCTGTACTTCACCTATACAGTACTAGTCCACGCCATTCCTATGGTGGAGTGTTGTTGGCTTGATTTTGAACTATTGTTTGGGGTTCTCTGTAAATCAAAGTTTTATAGAAAGGTGGCTATTCtacattcatttttgtttaatacCAGCCACCCCAAATAACATGATTTTGGGAATCAGCATACTCCTAAATTAGCCCATCATATGGCAGACATCACAAGGCTAAGAGAAATATGAAAGTTCTCATTTGTATAGGGTcatctttttgaaaatgaaatatttattaacacttgaaaaagaaatagtttatAAGTAAATCTGAGCACATTAATGAGCAATTTGATTGGTTGCAGCCTCTCCTAGGTGAACTTGAATCATGAAGGTACTTAAATATATCCTGCACAGAAATTCACTAGGGCGGGAGAGTAAAGTGCCCCTCCACAGAGCATAGCCTGGCATCCTGAAATAGAGGTGTAAGAATTTCTTTAAGTAAAGGATTATTGCATATGTATGGattcttcacataattttttttttattctgtagtAGATCATTTAGCTTCTGTATTTAAGATACAGCAGAATATACTTTTTAGTTTCCTTGGAAAAGGAACAGTTTTCACTGTCTGGTAATAAAACACAAGACGCAATAAATTTAATCCAAAAGAGGTTATAGTCAAATAGGGCACTTACtagttcaaaagaaaatattaagtgatTCTGTTAGTTCACAGTGTGGTCAATACCTGTACATGTGAACTTCAGTAGGAAATTTAGttccagaaaggaagaaaggtttAGTGTTCCGGGCAGTCTGTCTCAAGAATTCCAATCGTCTTGATGTTTTTTCCCCCCGGTACTCAGAGTTTACACTAGGTGGCATGCAAGGAAAGCTAACAAATTCGGAAACTCGATTCTGTGGGAGCAGGATTCTTTGGTACTAATCACGATACTGGATCCAGCTTTGGAGTTAACCATTTGATTTGtgacactttttcttttctcctccccaccccaggatGAAGTGTCCTCTTGCCAGTACCAATAAAAGATTTCTAATTAACACAATTAAAAACACATTGCCCTCTCATAAAGAGCAAGACCATGAACAAAAAGAGGGCGATAAGGAACCAGCGAAGAGCCAggcccagaaagaagaaaacccgAAGAAACACAGAAGCCATCCTTACAAGCACAGCTTCCATGCTCGAGGTTCTGCCAGTTACTCCCCGCCGCGAAAGCGGAGCAGCCAGGACAAGTACGAAAAGCGGTCCAACCGGCGGTGAGGCTGGAACCAGGGCCAGCCAGCCCTGCGGGCCTCCGTGCTCCTTCGGGGGTGCGGTGTGCGGAGAAGGCATGAGCTGGCAGGGCAAACACCTGAGAGTGACTTTGACAGTAGGTCCTTTGTTGTTTCTCAAGAGGCTGCTGGCCAAGGGCAAAAAATGACCTAGCAACTCTTGAGGAAACAAGTACAAAGGAGGATGTCTTGGCAAGTTTAAGCTACTTCTGCAGTGTAGTAGACATGTGTATCGTTGTTTATCTTGTTTGGAAGtgtgttttcaaaataaacatgtctagaatttaaaattttcagagaTTGTTAAAACTAGTTTCAATTTTTtgtcatttctcaaaaaaaataaaatacttataaatCCTATATGTTACTTTTTGGGGgtatcaaatttaaaatttagaaatcttCAGTCCAGTGACCATATTTATGAAAAGCTGTGGCCCTCCAAGGTCTGGGAATTTATTGAGAAACTCTTTGATAGCTCTGCATTTGTTTTCCCTTAGGTGAACAATGTAGGAATCCTCAAAGTGGTTTTGAATTTAATGCTCCAGTTCAGttatcaaaagtttaaaaatgggtTGTGTTGTTTCCTGTGCATTCTCAAACTCATTTATtagataatttttctatatttaatttttttaatatataggtCTTAAGTGGTGCTTTAAAAAGAACCCTCACAAGTTAAAAATTAACAGTTGTTTCAGTGCTAGATTTTACCAGCTAAAGACTTGTGATACCACTATATAGTATAATTGTTGcagaaatcttcattttaaatagaAGTGTTTACAATGCCTTTTTTCCCCCGGTATTGGTTTTCAGTACCTGTTTTCACATACAGTTACAAACCTTTCAAACCTGTATTCCTTCTTTATACTCAGGAAAATGTCACCAAGCACCCTCCTCCCCAGTCAACAAAAGGAAGAAGATGAAGATTCTGTCTCCCTGTTCACCCTCCccagttttccaaagtgtctgAGCATATGCCTGGCTGTCCCCAGATCATCACCATGCCACATCCCTGCTCCCCACTTCCTGGCAGCCAAGAAAAGCCCTTTCTACATGCTAGAAGAAACACATCCAAAAAGTTAGCCTTGGGGTGTTAGAAGCTAGAATAGACCTCTCTGCCACCAAGCTGCTGTGTCACACCCTCAGCCTGCTAGGAAGTGACAAACCCAACGCACTCTTGATCCACCCCTTCTCCTACCCCAGATCCCAGGGACTCATCCTGTGACTTTGTAACCACACTCACTCTTTTCAAACACAGAGGAGGAATTACTGCTTCATCTGACTTTATTCAAATCTAGTTATGTATTAGCCTAAATTATTTGTgcaaaatttgaaatgttttttatttaaatattagaaatagcACAAAGtcatggagttttaaaaaattgttataattaagtaaaaataaagctgAATTGTGTCATTTCTGTATGTAttctgtatttattctttttttttttttttttttttgagacagtctcgctcttacccccaggctgtagtgcgaTGGCAgtatctcagcccactgcaacctccgcctcctgggttcaagcgattctcctgcctcagcctcttgagtagctgggattgcaggtgtgcgccaacatgtgcagctcatttttgtatttttagtagagagagggttttcccatgttgcccaggctggtctcgaactcctgagctcaggtgacccgcccagcctgccaaagtactgggattacaggcgtgggccactgcacccagccttgcaTTCTGTATTTATAACACACTGACAAGTTCATTATCCTTTAAAAGGGAATGACTGAAGTGAACACATTAAGGAAAGCTTTTTAGCCTAACTACACTTACCTTTCTTCTTTAAGTTGTGTTAAAGGACAAGTGGCCTACAAAaccattttcccttttaaaagcaaTGTTCTATTTCAGAAAAGTTTATTGGAATCTTTTGGCTTCTATCAAGAGCAGCCATGATTTCCTGTCTAAAAATGTCAAGAGAAAATTACCCATTTTTATTCCCTATGTATACAGTAGATGTTAGGGGAGGGATTGGTCACGAGATACATGCACTAGCCACCTCCTGTTTCTGTGGTTAACATACTGGTGCTGCCAAGAGCTCCCATCCGCGTGTTACTATCTGATCTCCATTGTAACTATATTTGGAGATCACAAAGCCTGGGATAGAAGTTAGAGAAATTGAATCTTAGTCCTGCCTCTGCTGCTGGCTAGCTTCAGGCCTTATCTGGGTCACTTTTCTGGACTgcattttttcatctgcaaaCTAAGATGTTTGGAATGGTTCTTTAACTTTGAATAGGTAGAGAAAGAAGTGCAAATAGCCCTAAATTTTAGGAACTGCGTTCCATGCTTCCACTAGAAACCATTAAGACTTAAACACAAATGCAACTTgacagaattttttgttttacctCATATTAGAAAACATAGTCTCTAAGAAATATAAGCAAAAAGCTATGGTTCCCAGCCATATCTGATCACCTATTGGTGGCTAGTCTTTCTGAATCGCCCATGTATGAGGGGGGAGGGACTTAGAGTAGGTCTCTGAGTAGGCagtttataaatttttgtttggAAACACATGTTATAAATCTCAGTGGGTTTTACTTTAGGGCTTAGCAGGCTAAGCACTAAAGGACGTTTCCTCAGAGCTGATTCTGGAAGATGGCTGTGGAGTTTTGAATTtccctgtggatttttttttttgctgggaggttggcggtgggggtggggggcacatCTGCTTCAGATCTATGCGGTagcatttattctttcactgATTATTCAAGTAACTTAGCATGGcacttattttatgtatttatttattttttgggatggagtctcgctctactgcccaggatggagtacaatggcatgatctcggcgcactgcaacctctgcctcccaggatcaagcaactctcctgcctcagcctcccgagtagctgggattacaggcacgtgccaacactcctggctaattttgtatttttagtagagacagggtttcaccatgttggccaggctggtcttgaactcctgacctcaggtgatctgcctgcctcggcctcccaaagtgctgggattacaggcataaaccacaaCACCCAGCCCATATTTTTACAGTTAGTTACATATTCATCATTCCTAGAGCTCATGCCATCACCTTAGAGTCATAAAGAGTATCTGATGGATAAGTAGTGCCCATTTAATAGTCATTATGTGAGGTGGGTTCCTGATGAAATGAAACCTCATCACTTTCCTAAGGAATGTTCTGTGTCCTGGGATCCAGTGCAGGGGACTCCCCTCTCCAGAGGTGACTCTTGGAAACCCATAAATATTCTTCCTATGAGGTGTTGGTAGGGTATATTGGACCTGTGTGCACAGTAACAGTGATTGTCTGTCACCTGTGGCCAAGCACTGTTACATCTTTTACCTGTGTCCATGTAGTTATCCCACAACCCTGTGAAGAAGATGCTACTCACCTTCATTTTATCAATAAGGGAAACTGAGCATGGGTTAAAAAATTTGCCCAAAATCACAGAACTAGGACGTGGCAGAAATGCTAGCTGAAGCCAAGACTGAATCAAAAACCCATACTCTTTCCTCTACTTTATGCCAAACTTAATCCAAACTCAGCTCGCTCAAAACACATGACTGGAGGGTCGTCTCGAGGTATATGTGCGCCATGTCTTCCCAATATAAGAGCCTAGAGAACTTTTATAATCACTGCATTTTGCAGGCCAAAATCTACTCCCATAGATCGGAACATGGAAGCCCCAGCAAAGAACATTTGTACGGGGAACTGTTTCCCAAGGGCCAGTGTGGACAGCGATCTGAATCCAAGAGAAAAACTCTCATAACTCTTGTGAAATGGTTAAACGGCAGCTAATGGAATATAGCTATGGAAAACTAAAACCGCAGGTGAAGCCAGTGTTTTAGGATCTTccatgtttgaattttttttttctatccataaGAATAGTGAGATTTGGGAGTGAAGAAATCCTTGGAACAGGGCCTCTTTGATATGATAGAAAATATTCTATAATCCAAGGAATTTGAGAAACTATCTCTTGGAAAGACATGTCAGCAGATCATAATTTGAGCCTCACCCGTGGCTCTTCTGAGTCTGATACTGAGAAGGCTAGTTTGCCAAGTGGAAGCTCTTGTTCTCAACATGGAAAAGACTCCCAGCAAGCATGCCCTTTTACACACAGGAACacataaaaaaagaggaaagtagATTAAACTGAAGGTAGAATTCAAAGGCaacttataaataaatttttattgggtAACCCAGGTTATAAATCTCAATGAACATTACCGTGAAAAGGCCCACAATAAACATGGATTTGGGAGCATCATTAATAGTTGATGGGATGAAAGACGAACTATTTCTCCCATCCATATAGTCCTATAATATTCACCTTTGGTATCAATAACTGATAAATACTCCCTACGTGAAACAAATACCAGATATAACACATCGTATGAAATGCCTGAGGGAGATATTTCTCCTCCACGTAAATGTATAGCCTGCCCTCAGTGGTGGCCCCCTGTCCTTCctagattatttattttcttattaattccTCAGTGGTAGCTCCCTCAAGTTGAACTAGTATATACTGTCCAATTACAAACCCCTATCTACTCCAAATTACACTCATCAGTCTGCTAAATAAATACTCCTTTCAAAGCTCAGTACCAATTTACAAAGAAAGCCCCACGAGACTTATTTTTAATCCCATATCCTGCATGAAGAACAGACCATTGGTGTACCCATTCATTCTCTCACTCATTGAACACTTAGAGAGTCAGGGGATTATGACAAGCACATGCTGGGCCCAGACCTGGACAATTTAACCCTATTCCCAAAATCTAGGCCATGCTTGTGTCTTCCATATTTAAAGCTACAGAGTATTTTGTTCAGTACAATATTTGCTTCCTG of the Chlorocebus sabaeus isolate Y175 chromosome 3, mChlSab1.0.hap1, whole genome shotgun sequence genome contains:
- the LOC103249063 gene encoding protein POLR1D encodes the protein MEEDQELERKAIEELLKEAKRGKTRAETMGPMGWMKCPLASTNKRFLINTIKNTLPSHKEQDHEQKEGDKEPAKSQAQKEENPKKHRSHPYKHSFHARGSASYSPPRKRSSQDKYEKRSNRR